The genomic segment CTCACCATTTCTGGGCCCTCTCGGTTGATATCGCCGACCGCGACTGTTCGGTCCCCAAGTTCCCGGAGGAAAACGAATTCGGGTTCAGTTAGGGTCTCCGCACCCAGGAGGACGACCGCATCAAAGAACCGGTCCGAATGTGACCGGTGTGACTCGTCGCCCTCGGTCATCGAATGGAAGACACCTTCCTGCAACGCATACTGAGCTCGCGAGAGGAGAACATTAGACTCGTCAATTGCTTGATATAGCTGGTGGGAGTTGCTGTCTGGTCCATAGGCGTTGTCTCGGTCGACGAACCCGTCGACGTGGATTACATCGTTCCCCTCGATGAGATGGTCAGCCATTGTCTGGAATTCCGAGAGCCGAGCACCTAGTACCAGAACTCGTTGGTCGGACTCGTTAATCGGGTCGCCATCAAGGGAGCTGAGTCGTGTCTGCGTGATTGTTTGGACAAGTTGTGTGAGTTTTGCTGAACGACTGACTCGAGCTGGTAAATCGATGAACACCTGCCGGTTATCGAGATAGTCTGTAATCTCGCTGATTGCGTGAGGCGCAATTCGTTGGGATTGTGTGGATATCTCTCCGGATTCTCGGAGTCGCGGGTCGAGACCGATTCGTTGGGCGTAGTCAAGTTCCGAGAGCAGGCGTCGGGGCAGTGATGTTGACTCTAGAGCTCGCTCCGCTTGATACGTGGTCGCTGACTGTTTGTACCGAGGGGCAGGTGAGCCGTCAAATTCGAAGATATGGTGGCCGTCTTGGGTGCCACAGTAGGTGGCGACGGCGTGACTATCTTCGTTTGCTGGGACAAGTCGGACAACAGTACCAGGTTCAAACTGGCGACTGCTATCCCCGGAATAGGTTAGTCGCCGTGCAGAGAGCTCCGACTCAAATGAGAGTTTCGACAGTTGCATGCCTGCGTGTTCCAAAACCTCGTCAGTCATCCGAGCCATCGTTTGGCCGGCATCCTTTCGAGCGCGTTTCTCCTCTTGGAGCGCCGAGCGCAGTTCGTTGTAATGATCTGTGACACTAGGGTTCCGATATTCGAGTCGCTGGTCGCACTCGTGGTAGAGCGGGCACTCGGTCGTCACCTCGCCCTCCGCATTCGTCTCGTGGCACGCCCATCGCCGCTCCGATTGACAATGGAATTTACAAGCGGAGGGGAGTGTCTGCCCGGTGCCGGCGCCGCTGCCAATCGTGTCCTCGTCCTTGAAGTAGCACCCGGAACAGTTTCTGTCGTACGTGGTTGGAACCGCGAACGAGTCTCGTAGCGTCGCCGCCTGGTTGCGGAGTTCCATGATATCGATGAGGTGATCATGCTCCAGTTCGACGCGCTCGTAGACGGGTGCAGACTCGGTTTCCAAGCTTGGATAAATCACCATGCCCGGCGGGAGCTCGTCTAATGCTTCGTCGATACTTGTTCCTTGATCAAGGGCTTCTAGTAACAAACCGAACATATATAATCGTAGTTGGAATCTATGCTGGCGTTGCATCCCGTCTTCGAGGAAATAGTTGGTTTTTAGATCGAGGGCGCGCCCATCAATCAAAAGATCGACGCGACCATTGAGACCATATGCGTCGGCGATAGTCCGCTCAGTTTCGAGGTTTTCAGTTCCCTGAATGAGTTGGGTGAATGTCCGATCTGTAAGCAGATTCCGAATGGCGGCCTCAGCGAATTCTTTGATGTCATTAGTGCTTACCCAAGCAAGCCGGCACAATGTCATTTCCATCGAAAAACTTTCCTCAATGACAGTGCCGAGCAATGTCTCGATATCACCGTCTGTCCATCCGGACTGGAAGTTCGTAGCGAATTCGGGGTCCTCTATCGCGCGTTCCAACGCGCGGTGAGCGATTTTACCTTTAATCGCGCCTTTCGAAATATCGTAGCGTTTTGGATTGTAGACGTTTTTTTCGTACCGCAGGTCATAGATCCGTGGGCATTCGTTTGCCGACCGCATCTCGCTTTTTCCGATCGTCATGTCGGGGTTCCGGACGAACAGCGAGGTCACGTTTAGATACCACTTGTCTTCGCGATACACAGGGATTGCCCGGACGAGTAATTCCTCACCTCGCTGGAGGGGTACCATATCTACGAGGTTTTGAATGGCCTTGTCCGTTTCTTCAAGACGGCCCCATTCTGAATCCTCGTGCCAGAATGAGAGTAGGACGTCCTCGCTGAGTCGTGCTGTTGGGTCATCGACGGGGTACAGAGTCTTTTCACCGCCGGTCATACCCGTCGACGGGATTCCGGTTACTTCGCACCGGATCGTGAGTTCCTTCTCTTGGAACGCCTGTGCAGGTTGGGACAAATCCTTAATTGCATATTGATCTTCGTTCTGAACAACATCGTGTAGGGAGACAATCATGTGTTAGTCACCTCTGGAAGAGCAGTTTGTAGCAAACGCTTGTCGAGCATTTGCGTCTGGTAGCGATACGCATACATCGAGTCCTGCCGCTCGAGACAGTCTGGACAAGCTCGAATACACTGCTTGGTAATCTCTTCGACACGGTCTGCAAGTTCACTGAGGTCTCTGCGTTGTGAACCCCGGTTTGCGAACCGTTCGTACGTGTTCCGGACCCGGGAGTCGACGAAGGTCTCTTCTTCAAGCCCGAGAACGACGTCCATCGCTGTCGGCGTGCGAGTGAGGTCGTCTGCAATCCGCTGGTATGCCTGGGCAACCGCACCATAGAAACGAGCGAGTTCTTTCGTTTCGTAGAGTGATGCGATGCGGCGATTGAAGATAGAGAGCGTTTCTTCCTCATCAGCCAGGTCAGAACGACAGATGCCGGTAGCCGTATCCACAGCGAGGTCGAAGAGATCGCGTCGAATCGCGTCGTCATCACCATCGCCCCCGGTATAAATATCATAGAGGACAGACGCATCCCGTTCTGCAAGCAGTGACAATACCAGATCCTCAGCCAGGGAGATGTGACAAGAACACTGCCTTGAGAGTGGGTGATGGATGTCGAGTTCCCCGTCTTTGAGTCGTTTGAACACTTCCTTGCTGGTGCCGGCGCCACCCTGTATCGAGTCGTAGAGAGCGATTTGGACAGCTTCAACATCTTTACTCTGGTAGTTGGCGTCGTACCAGGTTTCGAAGTCGCTGCCTCCGAGACCGGCTTTAACGGCCCAACCGGCGACGGCATTCTGCAGAGAGTGGACGAGCACTTGTTCGGCGAACTCCTGTTGGGTTGTGAGGGCTACACAGTGCTCCAGGATTTCTCGCAGTTCCTCAGTATGCTCCCTGAACAGGGTTTTGAGGTCTTCGCGCTCTTCTGTATCGTATCCTAGCAACCGGAGGCGGCTCGGCCCGGAATCGGGGATCACTTTATCAAGGACACCGCAAATCTCCTTGACTGACGACTTGAATACGGTTGCAGAACCGTCATCTACCGTCCGAAGCCAGTAATCTACGGCTTGCAGCGCTTTGAACACTGGTCCAACACTATAGACGTTCTGTATCGCTCGATCTTTGAAGAAGAGATCATCCCATAGTTCACGATATAATTGGGCGAAGCCGAGATCCCGCTGCAGTGACTCGTTCGATTCCAGTACCGTCCGTACCGAGTCTTCGACCCAGTCTCGGGGCGTATCAAATAGGAGGACCTGGCTTTTTTCCTCGCTGGTTACGAATCCGACCCGATTGTCCTTATCGTTAAAATACCGGACAACCTCCGAGAATGTACGTTGGTCTTGGCGATACAGGGTTAGTACCGTCGCATAGTAGCACTTCAGAAAGACAGATTCGTCGGAGAAGACAATCCGACTAAATAGGTCGTCGCCAACTTCAGTGTCGAAACCTTCAATATCACCGCCGAGTCGGTGGAGGTGTTTGAACCAGAGAAAATTCGATGTGGGGTCGCTCATCCCTAGGTCAATCACGTCCTCGTCCAGGGCGTCGTCGGGTTTGTAATTCAGGACGTGATTATTGACGGTGTCAAAGAAGTAACGCGGTGATTCCGGTTCTTTGACGAAAATTTCTTCTGGGATATAGAGACCGACCTCGTCGGGCGTGTATCCAAATGGTGTGTACCCTTCCGAATCCATGGATCCAATAATATCTTCGAGTGGGTAGTCGTCGCGGAATTCGAAGCCAGGTGTGATGTCAACGTAACCATCGCGTTGAGAAGCATCGAAGTCCCCGGTCCACATTTCGAAGTCCCACCGGCGTTTGTACCCGCCTGGCAAGTAGTATGACAGCATCAAGTCGAGTGGCTCCGAGTCGAGGAGGCCGCCCCCGTTGGATGTGACGGGAATGTTACCGCCAACCTGTTCAGAAATAAACGTTCCAGGGACAGTGAGTGGGCGCTCAGCTTCGGGATCGATTTCGAACAAGTCCGGGATATGGCAGTATGGTTGAACGGGACCGTACCTGGTCCGCTCGGCGAGATCATCGTAGAAACGGACGATGGATTCAATTCGTGTCTGGAGTTTTCGCTGGTTGCTCCTCTTGTCACTATCACTCATTCGGTGTCACCTCCGGCGGCGTCAAGCCCCTCCAGCATCTCGAACTGGGTCAGAAGTTTCTGCAGTTGTTCTTTTTCCCGCTCAATTTGCTTCGATTTTGTCCCGGACTCAATGCGGAGGGCTTCCCAAAACTTCTCAAAGCCCCCCGATTCCTCTAGTTGTTCGTGGGGGGCTAGTGCCATCTCAGTCAGATGGATGTAGTCAGTAAGGTCGTCAAGCACCCCTTCCAGGAAGTCGAGGTCTGACGAAGAAAATGCACCGTCGAGCCATGCAACAATTTCCTCGCGGTCGGTTTCGAGTATATTGATGAGTTCCGGCATCTCAAGTCGCCGATATATTTCATCAGAGACATCCTGATGCTGGACGTTGATGTAATCGAAAATTGCCGAGACAATATGCTGTGTTCGGACGAATTCGTTCTCTTCGTCAAGAGATATTTTCAAGTATTCATCGCTTGGATTGCTCAATAATTCTTCGTGATGGAAATAGAACGAGTCTTCTGGGAATGTACCGAGAACAACGACTGAAATCGGTTGATCACCAGGATCACGTCCGCCACGACCTTTCCGCTGGACGAATC from the Halomicroarcula saliterrae genome contains:
- a CDS encoding PD-(D/E)XK nuclease family protein; the protein is MIVSLHDVVQNEDQYAIKDLSQPAQAFQEKELTIRCEVTGIPSTGMTGGEKTLYPVDDPTARLSEDVLLSFWHEDSEWGRLEETDKAIQNLVDMVPLQRGEELLVRAIPVYREDKWYLNVTSLFVRNPDMTIGKSEMRSANECPRIYDLRYEKNVYNPKRYDISKGAIKGKIAHRALERAIEDPEFATNFQSGWTDGDIETLLGTVIEESFSMEMTLCRLAWVSTNDIKEFAEAAIRNLLTDRTFTQLIQGTENLETERTIADAYGLNGRVDLLIDGRALDLKTNYFLEDGMQRQHRFQLRLYMFGLLLEALDQGTSIDEALDELPPGMVIYPSLETESAPVYERVELEHDHLIDIMELRNQAATLRDSFAVPTTYDRNCSGCYFKDEDTIGSGAGTGQTLPSACKFHCQSERRWACHETNAEGEVTTECPLYHECDQRLEYRNPSVTDHYNELRSALQEEKRARKDAGQTMARMTDEVLEHAGMQLSKLSFESELSARRLTYSGDSSRQFEPGTVVRLVPANEDSHAVATYCGTQDGHHIFEFDGSPAPRYKQSATTYQAERALESTSLPRRLLSELDYAQRIGLDPRLRESGEISTQSQRIAPHAISEITDYLDNRQVFIDLPARVSRSAKLTQLVQTITQTRLSSLDGDPINESDQRVLVLGARLSEFQTMADHLIEGNDVIHVDGFVDRDNAYGPDSNSHQLYQAIDESNVLLSRAQYALQEGVFHSMTEGDESHRSHSDRFFDAVVLLGAETLTEPEFVFLRELGDRTVAVGDINREGPEMVSEDAREKGLAESYFVNAHKRFSTMSSDSATSISIQGEAASPVADFFEPLDTDLNGVGGSASFHHVPGEEKRAEKYMTIERRIHSAGETDQPRDIFLEAVDRGDALYVASQLDDLNAIDASEFRVGQTYTFGEARFQVENNDVAPNRETGHVVTVDINLAETPYFTRRLVSNPQEAEAAAELAANQDCSIIVTPFEAQAVAIGTELSERGLDIPVVTPDALDGDIAENAIVSLTVANDENIVRPPVNNIETLYTLLSAAEHVTILGDEETLARNTLTEQLIDL